The Coregonus clupeaformis isolate EN_2021a chromosome 13, ASM2061545v1, whole genome shotgun sequence genome includes a region encoding these proteins:
- the LOC123492139 gene encoding TIP41-like protein: MLANLSAMMTHGFKSSKQDFIFGPWKVTAAKTHIMKSKDIERLGEEMHMPSLPEMLFGDNVLRIQHTDGYGIEFNAIDALKRVNNMQDSVKVACAQEWQESRADSEHSKEAVKHYDWTYTTDYRGTLLGEDLQMRATETSERIDMEKLKAREQIMFFDDVLLFEDELHDHGVSMISVKIRVMPTSFFLLLRFFLRVDGVLIRINDTRLYHETGKNYMIREFSTRESKISELKNVPAALYTDPNEIAQHLTLKLTECEKLELPETAPQPGDKEAPQ, encoded by the exons ATGTTGGCCAATTTGTCAGCCATGATGACCCATGGGTTTAAGAGCAGTAAGCAAGACTTCATATTCGGACCATGGAAAGTGACTGCAGCAAAAACCCACATTATGAAATCTAAGGACATTGAACG GTTAGGGGAGGAGATGCACATGCCCTCGCTCCCAGAGATGCTGTTTGGGGACAACGTTCTACGCATTCAGCACACAGACGGCTATGGCATCGAGTTTAACGCCATCGATGCCCTCAAGAGGGTCAACAACATGCAGGACTCTGTGAAAGTGGCCTGTGCACAGGAATGGCAAGAGAGCAG GGCCGATTCTGAACACTCCAAAGAGGCGGTGAAACACTACGACTGGACATATACCACAGACTACAGAGGCACTTTGTTAGGAGAGGACCTGCAGATGAGG GCGACAGAAACGTCGGAGCGCATCGACATGGAGAAGCTTAAGGCGCGAGAGCAGATCATGTTCTTCGATGACGTGCTGCTGTTTGAAGACGAGCTTCACGACCACGGCGTGTCCATGATCAGCGTCAAAATA AGAGTGATGCCTACCAGTTTCTTCCTGCTTCTGCGGTTCTTCCTGCGAGTGGATGGAGTTCTGATCCGGATAAATGACACACGGCTCTATCACGAG ACTGGAAAGAATTACATGATCAGAGAGTTTAGCACTCGGGAAAGCAAAATTTCAGAATTGAAG AACGTCCCTGCTGCTCTGTATACTGACCCCAATGAGATCGCCCAGCACTTAACCCTGAAGCTGACTGAGTGCGAGAAGTTGGAGCTCCCTGAGACAGCCCCCCAGCCAGGGGACAAGGAGGCCCCCCAGTGA
- the LOC123492140 gene encoding patr class II histocompatibility antigen, DO beta chain-like codes for MLLCSSQGFYPETIEQVWFKDGQLLNTTLSDTQKEVNPDGSFTLHSYLPLSSGPSQTGLYLCLVNHSALSQPITVNHTVMSNGFPVSWLLIVVSIGAVLIVVILIIIFIKCTYFKRVTHLSPLGTSQEPGHTVSSVTENMVYSTLGDHHPIPLSTAIPTQTRALDSTTRRTKS; via the exons ATGTTGCTGTGCTCCTCTCAGGGTTTTTACCCAGAGACCATAGAGCAGGTGTGGTTTAAAGATGGTCAGCTCCTCAACACCACACTTTCAGACACGCAGAAGGAGGTCAACCCAGATGGTTCCTTCACACTCCACTCCTACCTGCCTCTGTCCTCAGGACCCAGCCAGACTGGCCTCTACCTCTGCTTGGTCAACCACTCTGCTCTCAGCCAGCCTATCACTGTCAATCACACAGTCATGTCCAATG GTTTCCCAGTGAGTTGGCTATTGATTGTGGTCAGCATTGGAGCGGTCTTGATTGTAGTAATCCTTATCATCATATTCATCAAGTGTACATATTTCA agagagtcacacacctTTCTCCTCTTGGAACGTCCCAAGAACCTGGCCACACTGTCTCCTCTGTGACTGAGAACATGGTCTACTCAACACTGGGAGACCATCATCCAATTCCTCTCTCCACTGCTATACCAACACAGACAAGGGCATTAGACAGTACCACCCGACGTACCAAATCCTAG